One stretch of Salmo trutta chromosome 7, fSalTru1.1, whole genome shotgun sequence DNA includes these proteins:
- the LOC115197302 gene encoding PHD and RING finger domain-containing protein 1 isoform X1, which yields MDEEDNQDELINRNASHRKEKRPAVWAISDEDSDEGGEESEGPSDSGEEEEDHLDGEEDEEEEEEDDSDDGEEDDVVEGAVGGASADLAGLSSDEDIEKCPICLNSFHSQPVATPESCEHYFCLDCILEWSKNANSCPVDRIVFNNIYLRKCYGGKVQKMITVQKPVKDGQEEVIDLELEQTSCEVCGGSDREDRLLLCDGCDAGYHMECLTPPLDAVPVEEWFCPECQANNRRSRGSVEEQSNTESLSSARPTTSHSHLPAAGPTRAIARTQQSERVRASVNHHRITQARIAQISPSFLMPQTTWLDETINAVVAGLNTAVYIRNLTPRVPSSRRRRTVKCRKGQSKRSSSATGGKGKAAGTGVKRRKRRVRRTKSRRKLVVKKEATSRGRIARSLGIGKSKRGSSLPSVYRPSETTLGSMRADIGAASLSVYGVPYDLDPFTSRDDDGEEVQASATSSLLEAKRRGLSRSALLSHQPVARPITAGLSSWGPSLPQLEEVAELAPVPDLLGSILSRQSMLLMDSSDVVINRDGSLKANKPVGLSSSMPGSSRSSSSGESVSQLHSGMSPTTAASSLCLPINGDLVAGPCLSPLTPSSPCPATYPPPILSHPHPHVPAPCRPSPSPGHSHWEDTGVLPPHGTQRAATSTPTPDSHSRGRETVPPQPQAKKAAAKPVWEAPVSVLPRIPRIKRESGGLTNGNASRGGSSSSSSSSSSSSSSSSSSSSSSANGSGSNSFPDACVNSLGGNRGRQQSVDQQQGRTEGQRPDRAGPSSAFSSSFSSSFSSSDSPSNPARPSSSASSTVCFRINPSSVWHARKLSNASAIVAAGNCLEPASAEEEEAKRKREERRNKQNPLTSSHTPVKEEKEEGDIYDPFHPTGSDSEAESHAGGKPTMVHKEGASQQVKEDASQQVKEGASQQVKEGASQQVKEGASQQVKEGASQQVKEGASQQVKEGASQQVKEGASQQVKEGASQQVKEGASQQVKESASQQVKESASHQVKAVSLERDEGSGEGLEVKREPENSDTAKPGHSPHNTPRSVMTGTSTPLSQSQVHLKRERNEPGGEKGQHSQTGNSREPLNQQTTPSSSSLASSHHRNRMVKTEIKSEPQDCPPRSPSRSKSHSRPSGQGSKTSKGRGSSTERRSASNSPEAGRRRRDKAPDQAGRKRRYEGDRRGDKGGERSSRRSRERERRRTRCPSDSSTSDISERSRRKKRRSRSPSKDRRRSRSWSGSSSRERSKRKKQKRGSRERNEGRGSEGEKGRPSKDKKRDCSHSRSRSRSRERRKDHLRSQPSSSKSKDRVEVRSKDRKRPKSRSRSRERRKEEGSQRPPGSSSTTTFNKLEEQKEKIKVKVLPRVPLKEESETKDERKEREIKQQMLSSGLKSLSVLSVSEVKKESDSNDIKTERLASLSTKLLKESKLLKEREKEKPAFDMLEESLDSKPIKKEKPLSMFSTVKDLQQHKEIEKEHSSALIKEACTVSTSDIADQKGQALQETIKTEPIWPELPQHLTSNIPVPPTQTGQSSPSFSTLSTHLVPAPPQAAESIASQQGTPSLIPPVPEALTETPPLVQPISVNPEKHEVEEPSDDDMDVDMMLDSLDYVKTEPGGESGEAGVKQEKEGEGEEGKTEGEPVPVMAGAKAKPSVKRVTWNLQEPEGPQPEKTGTKLALYKLKLKQEGARRPASSAQASSQEAPSGATSLTDPKVQSTKRGSVSITLPSPTSSSLTTTLSKPGQGEPNEDLGEDDVSRNDKYIKKLHMQERAIEEVKLAIKPFYQKRDITKDEYKDIVRKAVQKVCHSKSGAINPVKVANLVKAYVDKYKHARKHRKVEDGGKTQEAETDRTNDPETP from the exons ATGGATGAAGAAGACAACCAGGATGAACTGATCAACCGGAATGCCTCCCACAGAAAAGAAAAAAGGCCTGCAGTATGGGCAATCTCAG ATGAAGACAGCGATGAAGGTGGGGAGGAATCTGAGGGACCTTCTGacagtggtgaggaggaggaagaccacCTCGATGGAGAGGAAGacgaggaggaagaagaggaggatgacagtGATG ATGGAGAAGAGGACGATGTGGTGGAGGGTGCGGTGGGGGGAGCGTCTGCTGACTTGGCAGGTCTGAGCTCAGACGAGGACATTGAGAAATGCCCCATCTGCCTAAACTCCTTCCACAGCCAGCCCGTGGCCACGCCAGAGAGCTGCGAACACTACTTCTGCCTCGACTGCATCCTTGAGTGGTCCAAG AATGCAAACTCCTGTCCTGTGGACAGAATAGTCTTCAATAACATCTACCTGAGAAAATGTTATGGTGGGAAAGTGCAGAAAATG ATCACAGTGCAGAAACCAGTGAAGGACGGCCAGGAGGAGGTGATAGACCTGGAGCTGGAACAGACCAGCTGCGAGGTGTGTGGAGGGAGTGACCGTGAAGACCGCCTGCTGCTCTGTGACGGCTGTGATGCTGG GTACCACATGGAGTGCCTGACCCCCCCGCTGGATGCTGTCCCTGTGGAGGAATGGTTCTGCCCAGAGTGTCAAGCCAACAACCGCCGTTCAA GGGGTTCAGTGGAAGAGCAGAGCAACACGGAGAGTCTGAGCAGCGCCCGTCCCACAACCAGCCACTCCCACCTCCCTGCGGCAGGCCCCACCCGGGCCATTGCCCGCACCCAGCAGAGTGAGAGGGTCCGCGCCAGTGTCAACCACCACCGCATCACCCAGGCACGCATTGCACAG ATCTCCCCCAGCTTTCTGATGCCACAGACCACCTGGCTGGATGAGACTATCAACGCAGTGGTGGCTGGACTCAACACAGCTGTGTACATACGGAACCTCACACCCCGCGTTCCATCCAGTCGACGACGCAGGACag TAAAGTGCAGGAAAGGCCAGAGTAAGAGGTCATCGTCTGCCACGGGTGGTAAGGGCAAAGCTGCAGGCACCGGGGTGAAGAGGAGGAAACGGCGAGTGAGGAGGACCAAGTCTAGAAGGAAACTG GTGGTGAAAAAGGAAGCTACGTCACGTGGTCGTATAGCCCGTAGCCTAGGGATAGGGAAGTCCAAACGGGGCTCGTCCCTTCCCTCTGTGTACCGGCCTTCAGAAACCACTCTGGGCAGTATGAGGGCTGACATAGGAGCTGCTTCGCTCTCTGTCTATGGAGTCCCCTACGATCTGGACCCGTTCACTAGCAG GGATGATGATGGTGAGGAGGTGCAAGCCTCGGCCACGTCATCACTGCTGGAGGCCAAGAGGCGTGGCTTATCTCGCTCCGCACTCCTCTCGCACCAGCCTGTGGCTCGACCAATCACTGCTGGCCTCTCTAG CTGGGGTCCGAGCCTTCCCCAGTTGGAGGAGGTGGCAGAGCTGGCCCCAGTGCCTGACCTGCTGGGCAGCATCCTATCACGACAGAGCATGCTTCTGATGGACAGCTCAGACGTAGTTATTAACAGAGATGGATCACTCAAGGCTAACAAACCAG TGGGTTTGTCGTCATCCATGCCCggcagcagtaggagcagcagcTCTGGTGAATCAGTATCCCAGCTCCACTCAGGGATGTCCCCTACCACAGCAGCCAGCTCCCTTTGTCTCCCCATTAACGGAGACCTGGTAGCAGGACCCTGCCTGTCCCCTCTCACCCCTTCATCCCCCTGCCCGGCCACTTATCCACCTCCCATCCTGAGTCACCCACACCCCCACGTCCCTGCCCCCTGTAGACCCAGCCCTAGTCCTGGACACAGCCACTGGGAGGACACCGGTGTACTACCCCCCCATGGGACCCAGAGGGCTGCCACCTCCACTCCTACCCCAGACTCTCACTCCAGAGGTAGGGAGACGGTGCCACCACAGCCCCAGGCTAAGAAGGCCGCTGCTAAACCAGTATGGGAAGCACCAGTATCGGTGCTTCCCAGGATACCAAGGATAAAACGGGAGAGCGGTGGCCTGACGAATGGCAACGCCAGCAGagggggtagtagtagtagtagtagtagtagtagtagtagtagtagtagtagtagtagtagtagtagcagcagtgctaatggtagtggtagtaatagctTCCCTGATGCCTGTGTGAACAGCCTGGGTGGGAACAGGGGCAGGCAGCAAAGTGTGGACCAGCAGCAGGgcaggacagagggacagagaccgGACAGAGCAGGCCCTTCCTCAGCCTTCTCCAGCTCCTTCTCCTCTTCGTTCTCCTCTTCTGATTCTCCATCTAACCCTGCCCGCCCCTCTTCATCAGCATCATCCACAGTGTGCTTCCGGATCAACCCCAGCTCTGTCTGGCACGCCCGAAAGCTTAGCAATGCCTCTGCAATTGTTGCCGCTGGCAACTGTCTAGAACCAGCGTctgcagaggaagaggaggcgaagaggaaaagagaggagcgCAGGAACAAACAGAATCCCCTGACGTCCTCACACACACCGgtcaaagaggagaaggaagagggggaTATATACGACCCCTTCCACCCAACTGGCTCAGACAGCGAAGCAGAGAGCCATGCTGGGGGGAAACCAACCATGGTGCACAAGGAAGGTGCCAGCCAGCAGGTGAAGGAAGATGCCAGCCAGCAGGTGAAGGAAGGTGCCAGCCAGCAGGTGAAGGAAGGTGCCAGCCAGCAGGTGAAGGAAGGTGCCAGCCAGCAGGTGAAGGAAGGTGCCAGCCAGCAGGTGAAGGAAGGTGCCAGCCAGCAGGTGAAGGAAGGTGCCAGCCAGCAGGTGAAGGAAGGTGCCAGCCAGCAGGTGAAGGAAGGTGCCAGCCAGCAGGTGAAGGAAGGTGCCAGCCAGCAGGTGAAGGAAAGTGCCAGCCAGCAGGTGAAGGAAAGTGCCAGCCACCAGGTGAAAGCCGTGTCACTGGAGAGGGATGAGGGCTCAGGAGAAGGTCTGGAGGTGAAGAGGGAGCCAGAGAACTCTGACACTGCAAAGCCTGGTCACAGCCCTCACAACACACCCAGGTCTGTGATGACTGGCACCAGCACACCTCTGTCCCAGAGCCAGGTCCATCTGAAGAGGGAGAGGAACGAGCCAGGGGGTGAGAAAGGGCAGCACAGCCAGACTGGCAACAGTAGAGAGCCCCTGAACCAGCAGACTACTCCTTCCTCATCCAGCTTAGCCTCCAGCCACCACAGAAACAGGATGGTGAAGACTGAGATAAAGTCAGAGCCCCAGGACTGCCCCCCCAGGTCCCCATCCAGGTCTAAATCACACTCCAGGCCCTCAGGCCAGGGGAGCAAAACATCCAAAGGCAGGGGGTCTTCCACGGAGCGGCGGTCTGCCTCAAACAGCCCAGAGgcaggcaggaggaggagagacaaggCCCCGGACCAGGCAGGGAGGAAGAGACGTTATgagggggataggagaggagacaaggggggagagaggagttcTAGGCGttcgagggagagggagaggagaaggactcGTTGCCCGTCAGACAGCTCTACCTCTGATATCTCTGAGAGGTCTCGCAGGAAGAAGAGACGGTCACGTTCTCCCTCCAAAGACAGGAGGCGCTCCAG GTCATGGTCAGGCTCCAGCAGCAGAGAGCGGTCCAAGAGGAAAAAGCAgaagagagggagcagggagagaaaCGAGGGcagagggagtgaaggagagaaggGTCGCCCGTCAAAGGACAAGAAGCGTGATTGCTCGCATTCTCGCTCGCGTTCCAggtccagggagaggaggaaagaccACTTACGATCACAACCGTCATCCTCCAAATCAAAGGACAGGGTTGAGGTGCGGTCGAAAGACAGGAAGAGGCCGAAGTCCAGGTCGCGGTCCAGAGAAAGGAGGAAAGAAGAGGGGTCACAGAGACCACCAGGGTCTTCCTCAACCACCACCTTCAATAAGCTAGAAGAACAGAAAGAGAAGATAAAGGTAAAAGTTCTCCCCCGTGTCCCTCTGAAAGAGGAGAGCGAGACTAAAGACGAGAGAAAAGAGCGAGAGATCAAACAGCAGATGCTTTCCTCAGGACTCaaatctctctctgtcctctctgtctcagagGTGAAAAAGGAGAGTGACAGCAATGACATTAAAACAGAGAGACTCGCCTCTCTCTCAACAAAACTACTCAAGGAGTCTAAGctgctcaaagagagagaaaaagagaaacctGCCTTTGATATGTTGGAAGAATCACTGGATAGTAAACCAATCAAAAAAGAAAAACCTCTGTCAATGTTCAGCACAGTCAAGGACTTACAACAGCACAAGGAGATCGAAAAAGAACACTCTTCCGCCCTCATAAAGGAGGCGTGCACCGTCTCCACATCAGACATAGCAGATCAGAAAGGTCAGGCGTTACAGGAAACCATCAAGACTGAGCCCATCTGGCCTGAGCTGCCTCAACATCTAACCTCCAACATCCCCGTTCCCCCCACCCAAACTGGCCAATCTAGCCCAAGCTTCTCAACACTCAGCACACACCTTGTCCCTGCTCCTCCTCAGGCTGCTGAGAGTATAGCCAGCCAGCAGGGGACCCCATCCCTGATTCCTCCAGTACCAGAGGCCCTCACAGAGACTCCTCCACTAGTCCAACCCATCTCAGTGAACCCAGAGAAGCACGAGGTAGAGGAGCCTTCAGATGATGACATGGATGTGGACATGATGCTGGACAGCCTGGACTATGTGAAGACTGAGccaggaggagagagtggggaggcTGGGGTCAAacaggagaaggaaggagagggggaggaggggaagactGAGGGAGAACCGGTGCCAGTCATGGCAGGTGCCAAGGCCAAACCCTCGGTGAAGAGGGTCACCTGGAACCTGCAGGAGCCAGAGGGGCCACAGCCAGAGAAGACTGGCACTA AGTTGGCCCTCTACAAACTGAAGCTGAAACAGGAGGGAGCTCGCAGACCTGCCTCTTCCGCCCAGGCATCCAGTCAG GAGGCTCCCTCGGGGGCTACGTCACTCACTGACCCCAAGGTCCAGAGCACCAAGAGGGGCAGTGTGTCCATAACGCTCCCTAGTCCCACCTCCAGCAGCCTAACCACCACGCTGTCTAAACCTGGGCAGGGGGAACCCAACGAAGACCTGGGAGAGGATGATGTTTCTAGGAACGATAAG TACATAAAGAAGCTCCACATGCAGGAGAGAGCCATAGAGGAGGTGAAG
- the LOC115197302 gene encoding PHD and RING finger domain-containing protein 1 isoform X2, protein MDEEDNQDELINRNASHRKEKRPAVWAISDEDSDEGGEESEGPSDSGEEEEDHLDGEEDEEEEEEDDSDDGEEDDVVEGAVGGASADLAGLSSDEDIEKCPICLNSFHSQPVATPESCEHYFCLDCILEWSKNANSCPVDRIVFNNIYLRKCYGGKVQKMITVQKPVKDGQEEVIDLELEQTSCEVCGGSDREDRLLLCDGCDAGYHMECLTPPLDAVPVEEWFCPECQANNRRSRGSVEEQSNTESLSSARPTTSHSHLPAAGPTRAIARTQQSERVRASVNHHRITQISPSFLMPQTTWLDETINAVVAGLNTAVYIRNLTPRVPSSRRRRTVKCRKGQSKRSSSATGGKGKAAGTGVKRRKRRVRRTKSRRKLVVKKEATSRGRIARSLGIGKSKRGSSLPSVYRPSETTLGSMRADIGAASLSVYGVPYDLDPFTSRDDDGEEVQASATSSLLEAKRRGLSRSALLSHQPVARPITAGLSSWGPSLPQLEEVAELAPVPDLLGSILSRQSMLLMDSSDVVINRDGSLKANKPVGLSSSMPGSSRSSSSGESVSQLHSGMSPTTAASSLCLPINGDLVAGPCLSPLTPSSPCPATYPPPILSHPHPHVPAPCRPSPSPGHSHWEDTGVLPPHGTQRAATSTPTPDSHSRGRETVPPQPQAKKAAAKPVWEAPVSVLPRIPRIKRESGGLTNGNASRGGSSSSSSSSSSSSSSSSSSSSSSANGSGSNSFPDACVNSLGGNRGRQQSVDQQQGRTEGQRPDRAGPSSAFSSSFSSSFSSSDSPSNPARPSSSASSTVCFRINPSSVWHARKLSNASAIVAAGNCLEPASAEEEEAKRKREERRNKQNPLTSSHTPVKEEKEEGDIYDPFHPTGSDSEAESHAGGKPTMVHKEGASQQVKEDASQQVKEGASQQVKEGASQQVKEGASQQVKEGASQQVKEGASQQVKEGASQQVKEGASQQVKEGASQQVKEGASQQVKESASQQVKESASHQVKAVSLERDEGSGEGLEVKREPENSDTAKPGHSPHNTPRSVMTGTSTPLSQSQVHLKRERNEPGGEKGQHSQTGNSREPLNQQTTPSSSSLASSHHRNRMVKTEIKSEPQDCPPRSPSRSKSHSRPSGQGSKTSKGRGSSTERRSASNSPEAGRRRRDKAPDQAGRKRRYEGDRRGDKGGERSSRRSRERERRRTRCPSDSSTSDISERSRRKKRRSRSPSKDRRRSRSWSGSSSRERSKRKKQKRGSRERNEGRGSEGEKGRPSKDKKRDCSHSRSRSRSRERRKDHLRSQPSSSKSKDRVEVRSKDRKRPKSRSRSRERRKEEGSQRPPGSSSTTTFNKLEEQKEKIKVKVLPRVPLKEESETKDERKEREIKQQMLSSGLKSLSVLSVSEVKKESDSNDIKTERLASLSTKLLKESKLLKEREKEKPAFDMLEESLDSKPIKKEKPLSMFSTVKDLQQHKEIEKEHSSALIKEACTVSTSDIADQKGQALQETIKTEPIWPELPQHLTSNIPVPPTQTGQSSPSFSTLSTHLVPAPPQAAESIASQQGTPSLIPPVPEALTETPPLVQPISVNPEKHEVEEPSDDDMDVDMMLDSLDYVKTEPGGESGEAGVKQEKEGEGEEGKTEGEPVPVMAGAKAKPSVKRVTWNLQEPEGPQPEKTGTKLALYKLKLKQEGARRPASSAQASSQEAPSGATSLTDPKVQSTKRGSVSITLPSPTSSSLTTTLSKPGQGEPNEDLGEDDVSRNDKYIKKLHMQERAIEEVKLAIKPFYQKRDITKDEYKDIVRKAVQKVCHSKSGAINPVKVANLVKAYVDKYKHARKHRKVEDGGKTQEAETDRTNDPETP, encoded by the exons ATGGATGAAGAAGACAACCAGGATGAACTGATCAACCGGAATGCCTCCCACAGAAAAGAAAAAAGGCCTGCAGTATGGGCAATCTCAG ATGAAGACAGCGATGAAGGTGGGGAGGAATCTGAGGGACCTTCTGacagtggtgaggaggaggaagaccacCTCGATGGAGAGGAAGacgaggaggaagaagaggaggatgacagtGATG ATGGAGAAGAGGACGATGTGGTGGAGGGTGCGGTGGGGGGAGCGTCTGCTGACTTGGCAGGTCTGAGCTCAGACGAGGACATTGAGAAATGCCCCATCTGCCTAAACTCCTTCCACAGCCAGCCCGTGGCCACGCCAGAGAGCTGCGAACACTACTTCTGCCTCGACTGCATCCTTGAGTGGTCCAAG AATGCAAACTCCTGTCCTGTGGACAGAATAGTCTTCAATAACATCTACCTGAGAAAATGTTATGGTGGGAAAGTGCAGAAAATG ATCACAGTGCAGAAACCAGTGAAGGACGGCCAGGAGGAGGTGATAGACCTGGAGCTGGAACAGACCAGCTGCGAGGTGTGTGGAGGGAGTGACCGTGAAGACCGCCTGCTGCTCTGTGACGGCTGTGATGCTGG GTACCACATGGAGTGCCTGACCCCCCCGCTGGATGCTGTCCCTGTGGAGGAATGGTTCTGCCCAGAGTGTCAAGCCAACAACCGCCGTTCAA GGGGTTCAGTGGAAGAGCAGAGCAACACGGAGAGTCTGAGCAGCGCCCGTCCCACAACCAGCCACTCCCACCTCCCTGCGGCAGGCCCCACCCGGGCCATTGCCCGCACCCAGCAGAGTGAGAGGGTCCGCGCCAGTGTCAACCACCACCGCATCACCCAG ATCTCCCCCAGCTTTCTGATGCCACAGACCACCTGGCTGGATGAGACTATCAACGCAGTGGTGGCTGGACTCAACACAGCTGTGTACATACGGAACCTCACACCCCGCGTTCCATCCAGTCGACGACGCAGGACag TAAAGTGCAGGAAAGGCCAGAGTAAGAGGTCATCGTCTGCCACGGGTGGTAAGGGCAAAGCTGCAGGCACCGGGGTGAAGAGGAGGAAACGGCGAGTGAGGAGGACCAAGTCTAGAAGGAAACTG GTGGTGAAAAAGGAAGCTACGTCACGTGGTCGTATAGCCCGTAGCCTAGGGATAGGGAAGTCCAAACGGGGCTCGTCCCTTCCCTCTGTGTACCGGCCTTCAGAAACCACTCTGGGCAGTATGAGGGCTGACATAGGAGCTGCTTCGCTCTCTGTCTATGGAGTCCCCTACGATCTGGACCCGTTCACTAGCAG GGATGATGATGGTGAGGAGGTGCAAGCCTCGGCCACGTCATCACTGCTGGAGGCCAAGAGGCGTGGCTTATCTCGCTCCGCACTCCTCTCGCACCAGCCTGTGGCTCGACCAATCACTGCTGGCCTCTCTAG CTGGGGTCCGAGCCTTCCCCAGTTGGAGGAGGTGGCAGAGCTGGCCCCAGTGCCTGACCTGCTGGGCAGCATCCTATCACGACAGAGCATGCTTCTGATGGACAGCTCAGACGTAGTTATTAACAGAGATGGATCACTCAAGGCTAACAAACCAG TGGGTTTGTCGTCATCCATGCCCggcagcagtaggagcagcagcTCTGGTGAATCAGTATCCCAGCTCCACTCAGGGATGTCCCCTACCACAGCAGCCAGCTCCCTTTGTCTCCCCATTAACGGAGACCTGGTAGCAGGACCCTGCCTGTCCCCTCTCACCCCTTCATCCCCCTGCCCGGCCACTTATCCACCTCCCATCCTGAGTCACCCACACCCCCACGTCCCTGCCCCCTGTAGACCCAGCCCTAGTCCTGGACACAGCCACTGGGAGGACACCGGTGTACTACCCCCCCATGGGACCCAGAGGGCTGCCACCTCCACTCCTACCCCAGACTCTCACTCCAGAGGTAGGGAGACGGTGCCACCACAGCCCCAGGCTAAGAAGGCCGCTGCTAAACCAGTATGGGAAGCACCAGTATCGGTGCTTCCCAGGATACCAAGGATAAAACGGGAGAGCGGTGGCCTGACGAATGGCAACGCCAGCAGagggggtagtagtagtagtagtagtagtagtagtagtagtagtagtagtagtagtagtagtagtagcagcagtgctaatggtagtggtagtaatagctTCCCTGATGCCTGTGTGAACAGCCTGGGTGGGAACAGGGGCAGGCAGCAAAGTGTGGACCAGCAGCAGGgcaggacagagggacagagaccgGACAGAGCAGGCCCTTCCTCAGCCTTCTCCAGCTCCTTCTCCTCTTCGTTCTCCTCTTCTGATTCTCCATCTAACCCTGCCCGCCCCTCTTCATCAGCATCATCCACAGTGTGCTTCCGGATCAACCCCAGCTCTGTCTGGCACGCCCGAAAGCTTAGCAATGCCTCTGCAATTGTTGCCGCTGGCAACTGTCTAGAACCAGCGTctgcagaggaagaggaggcgaagaggaaaagagaggagcgCAGGAACAAACAGAATCCCCTGACGTCCTCACACACACCGgtcaaagaggagaaggaagagggggaTATATACGACCCCTTCCACCCAACTGGCTCAGACAGCGAAGCAGAGAGCCATGCTGGGGGGAAACCAACCATGGTGCACAAGGAAGGTGCCAGCCAGCAGGTGAAGGAAGATGCCAGCCAGCAGGTGAAGGAAGGTGCCAGCCAGCAGGTGAAGGAAGGTGCCAGCCAGCAGGTGAAGGAAGGTGCCAGCCAGCAGGTGAAGGAAGGTGCCAGCCAGCAGGTGAAGGAAGGTGCCAGCCAGCAGGTGAAGGAAGGTGCCAGCCAGCAGGTGAAGGAAGGTGCCAGCCAGCAGGTGAAGGAAGGTGCCAGCCAGCAGGTGAAGGAAGGTGCCAGCCAGCAGGTGAAGGAAAGTGCCAGCCAGCAGGTGAAGGAAAGTGCCAGCCACCAGGTGAAAGCCGTGTCACTGGAGAGGGATGAGGGCTCAGGAGAAGGTCTGGAGGTGAAGAGGGAGCCAGAGAACTCTGACACTGCAAAGCCTGGTCACAGCCCTCACAACACACCCAGGTCTGTGATGACTGGCACCAGCACACCTCTGTCCCAGAGCCAGGTCCATCTGAAGAGGGAGAGGAACGAGCCAGGGGGTGAGAAAGGGCAGCACAGCCAGACTGGCAACAGTAGAGAGCCCCTGAACCAGCAGACTACTCCTTCCTCATCCAGCTTAGCCTCCAGCCACCACAGAAACAGGATGGTGAAGACTGAGATAAAGTCAGAGCCCCAGGACTGCCCCCCCAGGTCCCCATCCAGGTCTAAATCACACTCCAGGCCCTCAGGCCAGGGGAGCAAAACATCCAAAGGCAGGGGGTCTTCCACGGAGCGGCGGTCTGCCTCAAACAGCCCAGAGgcaggcaggaggaggagagacaaggCCCCGGACCAGGCAGGGAGGAAGAGACGTTATgagggggataggagaggagacaaggggggagagaggagttcTAGGCGttcgagggagagggagaggagaaggactcGTTGCCCGTCAGACAGCTCTACCTCTGATATCTCTGAGAGGTCTCGCAGGAAGAAGAGACGGTCACGTTCTCCCTCCAAAGACAGGAGGCGCTCCAG GTCATGGTCAGGCTCCAGCAGCAGAGAGCGGTCCAAGAGGAAAAAGCAgaagagagggagcagggagagaaaCGAGGGcagagggagtgaaggagagaaggGTCGCCCGTCAAAGGACAAGAAGCGTGATTGCTCGCATTCTCGCTCGCGTTCCAggtccagggagaggaggaaagaccACTTACGATCACAACCGTCATCCTCCAAATCAAAGGACAGGGTTGAGGTGCGGTCGAAAGACAGGAAGAGGCCGAAGTCCAGGTCGCGGTCCAGAGAAAGGAGGAAAGAAGAGGGGTCACAGAGACCACCAGGGTCTTCCTCAACCACCACCTTCAATAAGCTAGAAGAACAGAAAGAGAAGATAAAGGTAAAAGTTCTCCCCCGTGTCCCTCTGAAAGAGGAGAGCGAGACTAAAGACGAGAGAAAAGAGCGAGAGATCAAACAGCAGATGCTTTCCTCAGGACTCaaatctctctctgtcctctctgtctcagagGTGAAAAAGGAGAGTGACAGCAATGACATTAAAACAGAGAGACTCGCCTCTCTCTCAACAAAACTACTCAAGGAGTCTAAGctgctcaaagagagagaaaaagagaaacctGCCTTTGATATGTTGGAAGAATCACTGGATAGTAAACCAATCAAAAAAGAAAAACCTCTGTCAATGTTCAGCACAGTCAAGGACTTACAACAGCACAAGGAGATCGAAAAAGAACACTCTTCCGCCCTCATAAAGGAGGCGTGCACCGTCTCCACATCAGACATAGCAGATCAGAAAGGTCAGGCGTTACAGGAAACCATCAAGACTGAGCCCATCTGGCCTGAGCTGCCTCAACATCTAACCTCCAACATCCCCGTTCCCCCCACCCAAACTGGCCAATCTAGCCCAAGCTTCTCAACACTCAGCACACACCTTGTCCCTGCTCCTCCTCAGGCTGCTGAGAGTATAGCCAGCCAGCAGGGGACCCCATCCCTGATTCCTCCAGTACCAGAGGCCCTCACAGAGACTCCTCCACTAGTCCAACCCATCTCAGTGAACCCAGAGAAGCACGAGGTAGAGGAGCCTTCAGATGATGACATGGATGTGGACATGATGCTGGACAGCCTGGACTATGTGAAGACTGAGccaggaggagagagtggggaggcTGGGGTCAAacaggagaaggaaggagagggggaggaggggaagactGAGGGAGAACCGGTGCCAGTCATGGCAGGTGCCAAGGCCAAACCCTCGGTGAAGAGGGTCACCTGGAACCTGCAGGAGCCAGAGGGGCCACAGCCAGAGAAGACTGGCACTA AGTTGGCCCTCTACAAACTGAAGCTGAAACAGGAGGGAGCTCGCAGACCTGCCTCTTCCGCCCAGGCATCCAGTCAG GAGGCTCCCTCGGGGGCTACGTCACTCACTGACCCCAAGGTCCAGAGCACCAAGAGGGGCAGTGTGTCCATAACGCTCCCTAGTCCCACCTCCAGCAGCCTAACCACCACGCTGTCTAAACCTGGGCAGGGGGAACCCAACGAAGACCTGGGAGAGGATGATGTTTCTAGGAACGATAAG TACATAAAGAAGCTCCACATGCAGGAGAGAGCCATAGAGGAGGTGAAG